The genomic interval TAGGCTAgatacacatgacttgtatattagtttttccaatgattggataacttataactatgtgttttggatgaaactaaaactcaaaagatgcactaaattaatatcttgagttttgttcgtcttcctaatatctcacatgtatcgaatgtgtactaaaacacatacaagtcaagtTATAGTCtctgtgagatgtagattttgatttttgccctaaactaagggatcatgtatatctatctaggcattttaaaattgatcatccacctaggatgtcacttgttgattaatgtcattatccttaattacaaggaacttaaaataatgcatgaaaatgattatgacatatatcaaaatgtataattttcaaaagaaaacttactatgactatatgatgtatgtatgacatgatatgatatttttgtatttttatttttcataataaatatgaatgcaacatatgatatcatgacatatgaAAAGCAAACAATCATAGCcatttaacatatatatatataatctatctaagtatccctaATTAATTTTCTTAGCTAAAATTTATCCTAAGTTGCCCTCATCATCAAAGAAAATGTccaaatcccaacttgacatttctttcaCCTTTtcttatttgtgtcaatttaaattaatcataatttctcaaattttgatacattttactcttccaaaagagTAAACAATAAATCCTTCTTTTCAAGGAGTACAACTACTTTGAAAATGtcttccaagtgtcaacttctttAAGGTTatgttaactacccttccaactagagttaacactctctagacccatctaggatgtagagaacacactcttaggaacccaaaatctattggtactccttgggtATGTTAGGTACTCACtatggataacttccctagtaacCTTCCTAGTCTTTTTAGAATTCTTGGTCATGTTGGGCTCTACTAGGTCAATtctaaggataacttcccttgtgaccttcctagtaactttcttagacttcttagaagccttagtcatatTGATCTTCTCAAAGTTAACTCTAGGGATggtctcccttgtaaccttgacttgacccctagacctaggattggttctataactatatggaatcctatggtaTGATgtcacacatccttcttggctttaaatttgtatcccaaccctctatgtCCATTGGATGATTCTTGTTTATCTATTCCTAAACCTAGATTATGTCTATTTGACCCTTTTAAGATTCTTTCCATTTTCTttagggtcttctctaatttatcaaaccttaacctcaaaacttgattttcaatCCTTAAATCCATAGATTTAGAATTTTCTTAATTCCCATGAGCATTTTATTTTTAGACATATATCTAAAattcttagagttcttgcctaatttgttatctaccttcctaaccttatgtGAGATAGTTTTTGCATGATACgctacatatttttccttaatcttatcatgcttcctattttcatgatagataacattaaaatgatataacctCCACctaacatgctttttatcatgtgtcaaaggaatttgttcaataaatgataccttgagtttCCCCTTAGAAGATCCCTCttaacttgagcttcctcctttgactttggcctgattcttcccctttggacactAGTTTCGGCAATGTTCATTTTGtttacacaagaagcacacaatgcgcTCCTTGCTCTTATGTACCATGGGGTTgacctccttgggcttctccttgccttttGGTGTCACTTGGCTCTTATTTCTGGtcaatttgggacacttactcttgtagtatcCTTTTTCCCTGCACTCAAAACAAATGATACGATcgatatgatctttattatttacaattagaatttttatacctttacttgtaggaGTGACACTTTCTTCATTTGATCTAGATGAAGAGACTTCTTCTTAATTCGATATTAATGTtccacgctccccctcaatccttgaggcgAATGTCTCTTCATCATCATCCTCATGCACTTAAAATAAGGAGTATAttcctttgcctttgtcttcATATTCTATAGAGGATGAACCTTCTACTTCTttcgatgttgagcatctctcaacttcggattcctcttcttcttgatctAATGAGTTGCCCTATTTAGATTCTTCATGATTTTGTATAGTGGAGGAATCTTCGTGGATTCTTGCCAATTTACTCCAAAACTCCTTAGCATCCTCAAATTCTTCTATCTTGCTCAAGATGTTGTTAGGCAATAAATTGactaatagcttggtcactttatcattagcCTCAcactttggatttgctcttggcttcatttgctccttttgatgaGTTTGTCTTTTGAATCTCTTGAAGCTTAAAAGttttccattagagcaaatcattgctctatctccattattaagaagttttcgattcttgatttccaagaattgaagctcatggatgtgaatggtggaggcatcctTGTGTCGTATTCAAGTTCATCTCGGAAATCCATTTGAAGTTAagcttttgaaatctttaacTTGATGAAATTGGTGCtccaacttcttcttcctctagctctttgcGAGCGtcctccaatcgatcgcctgatcgattggcctagcctcaatcgatcaactgatcgattgggctgtcctTGCTCGTGAAACTCTCTCAATCGAtaaactgatcgattgggctctggttcaatcgatcggctgatcgattgactaaCTCTAACTTgattaactcaagtctagggtcgcAAACCCAACATttggtcaatcgtgacctgttggaactcgaTCATGTCTAACatctaatcaaccttgacctgttaggactttgTTATCAAGTGCACAGTCAATCCTTGACTCACTTGAATTTTTTTAGCTATGTCAAATATTcgatcctccatgatccacttgatAAGgtcattaataaatttatttaggtTAGTTCAATAGtaataaaatatatgtataataaataaatttgcaCAACAATCTCGTGCTCCagcttaattttatttatttggaaaattttgaaatattaataACTATTATTAGTCAATTGAAACCGGTTCGCGTCGTATTCATTTACTTAAATGCACATGAAGTTAGTTATGTGTTGCTTGTTCCTTAAATACCTGCCAAAAATTTAAATGTTCGAttcgataaaatttatttatattaattcaacaataaaatatataaatttgtaCACTAATAATTTTAGTTTATTAaagtttataaataaatttatttattaatttaaatagaaTTTGATTATAAatatatctttaatttttttatttagatatataaaatttatagtttaaaattatatcttaaaaaataagaaaataatttaagttttatgAATCAGGAGAATTAATTTATAAGGACAATAAAATTGTTAATTAAGTTGGATgagaattaaataaactaaattaattaattaataggcACGGTAAagcattttgaaataaatttaaataaactaaatttgcATGTAGTCCCTAATCATAAACTCATCTTTTTATGCAGTCCCCATCCATAAAaatctttgtttccactccctaatcaaatatatttacctaattgtcCATGATACTTTTCGATATAAAATGTCTAAAAATCAGTATATTTCcttttaaattcagtacattaaattagaatctagtacattttctatcaaattgagtatgattcttttttcacctcaattgaatggaaaatataatagattttttaaaaatgatactcaatttgatgaaaaatatattagattttttaaaatggtaAATGGTGCTGAATTTACGAGAAATTATATTAAACAAGAAAAAAatcgtgctcaatttaatagaaaatatactcaattctagtttaatgtgctaaatttgataggaattatactcatttttagactatttgtactgAAAAAATATGAGgattaattttgatagaaaatatactcaattccaATAAAATACTGGATTGAATAGTACAtacaaaattatgatttttttatttacaaTTATGTTTCTTTTGAGTATTTTTTAAGTCACTTTAAATCGAACGACTCTGCTCGCTGTTGTCCTTCATTGCAGATCTAtggcttcttccttctccttcctcctcctcctcttcgttTTCCCTTTCGCCGCGCTCCTCCTCGCCCTTGCGGTCCTCGTCCGCCCCCGACCGGCGCGGATCCCCCTCAAGGGGAGGCACCTGCTCGTCTCCGGCGGTTCAAGCGGCATCGGCCTCGCCATCGCGCGCCGCGCCGCCGCCGAGGGAGCCCGCGTCTCCATCCTCGCGCGAGATCGCTCCCGCCTCGACGAAGCACGGGAAACCATACGCCTCGCCACCGGCGTCGACGCATCGGTCATCGCGGTTGACGTCCGCGATGCCGAGGGCGTCGCCCGCGCCATCGAAGCCCTTGACCCCGTCGACGTCCTCATCTGCAACCAAGGCGTGTTCGTGCCGCAGGAGCTCGATCTGCAGAGCCTAGATGAGGTCAGATTCATGGTCGATGTCAACCTCATGGGCACATTTCACCTGATCAAGGCTGCTCTGCCTGCCATGAAGAAGAGGGCCAGAGAGACTGGCATCCCCGCATCAATTGCCCTAATGTCCTCCCAAGCTGGTCAGGTATCCATATTCCTCCCCTATTCCAAATTGTTTACTTTCTATGTCagctttaatttatttattttttactttgaaTTTGATATAAAATTTTATCATAAATTGATAATTAAGATTGATAAACAGGAAGCACAACTATTTGAAATTTAAGAAGCACGATCCATTAAAGCTGAATCAAGCAAGACTTAATTTTTATATAGAAAAAATCTTGCAAGATCAAGTTACTAAATCTAACAAAGGGAAATTGTGTGATCAATATTTGATGATCTGAAATACGTCGAGAAGCATTCAAAGGTTATCAATATTAGCCTTTTCCTGTTTAATCTTATAATTTTTCTACTGTAATCTTGTATTACTCAGGAAAAATGGAAAACATACTAATATTTAAAAGGTGAATCCCTGCCGCATACTAAGAATCAGTGTTTTTTTCTTCTTACTGTCAATGGTAAGCACTTGCAATAAACTAGAATAAACTATGGCTAATCTGAATGATGAGTATTTTGTCTTGCAGGTGGGTGTTTATGGTTATACGGCATACTCAGCTAGTAAATTTGCACTTCGTGGTCTTGCAGAGGCATTGCAACATGAGGTTGTTGCAGATAATATTCATGTCACTCTCATATTCCCTCCAGATACTGAAACACCAGGGCTTGCTGAAGGTTAGTTTCAAAGGCTCATGCTATTTATTGTTTCTTTCCCTCAACCAAAATTGATAATGTTACTTCACCTATTTATAAGGCATGCATGTTTATGTTAGTGTGTTTAAATTGTTCTCTCATGTTATTGTCAGTGGAATATTGGATAGCTGTTCGGGTAGAATGTCTTTTCTTAgatgagtttgaaaattttgttacACAACATTCAAGTTCATTACGTTTTTAAACATCTAAATCAAATCCTTGTCCAAATAATTCCTTATCTACAGCGTAAGGTAAGATAGAGTGAAGACAGCTTGCCACTATTTCTTTTGACATAAGCCTGTGTAGTTTATTTGAATGGAAAGAGTTGGGAGTGAAGAATTATATTATTATGACTAAAGCAAGAACAATCACACTTATATACCTACTACTCTATGCCACCAAATGACCAAATATAATATTTGAGTGAACTATTATCTTCAGTGCATATAATTATTAATTCTAACATTCCCCTTACAAGATGAATATAGGGACAAATTATAAACAATCCCAAAGAAAAAGAGAGATAAAATTTCCGATTTTTACTCTTGTGATTAAGAGTAAAATATCAAGGGAGGTTGAAAAGAGATAACATCAAAGTAAAGATATAAATTCTCTATGACATATgtgcaaaattttaaaatttacagtGATTGTTTTTGCTAATTTAAAAGTGAAAATGCATATTGACATACTTGTAAGGGCAGTGTGTGTTTCTCCACCGTCTATGTTTATGAATTGCAGAGTTGAAGCGAAGACCAGAGGTTACAAACAAAATTGCAGCATCCACAGGTGGCATGAAGGCTGATGAAGTCGCGCAAATAGCCTTGAATGGGATCAAGTCAGCACTATTCGTTGTTCCTTGCAACTTTGAGGGAGCCATGCTTTGCATTGCAACAGCTGGTTTGTCTCCTCAACCATCCATCTTCATGGCATTCAGAGAGGTTCTCGGTGCAAGCCTCATGCGCCTCGTAGGGTTGTGCTTCCAGTGGAATTGGTTTGGGGTCATAAGCGACACGCCAAGAAGGGCATGTAGGGCCGAGTAGTTTCTTGGTCTTTTGGATATGTACTCATAAAGTTTTAGAACTTAATGTAGTTCAATAAGAGAACAAATGCAATGTCAACTAACTCTTTTAAGTTGTAAAATACTTCTTGTGTGTTTGATCTCCTTAATACAAAGGACCGTTGTGTTAGGATAAATTATTCTTCATGATTTATCTGTCCATATTTAGCCGGTGAACCGACGATACTAGACCGCCTTATATGAGTATTATCATCTTTTTCTCCAACTAACCCTTCAAGTTTTATGGAAATGAGTTCAGTTATAAGTAGTGGATTGGTATCAGTTAAGCAACTAATTGAGTATAATTTAGTTAAACCTTGGAACGCAGGTGCAAAAGTAAAATTAGGTACTCGATTTAAATATTTCATAAacttttattttactattttattaaaaatgtatcctctttattaattaattttgataaattctaaaatgaaattatgttaatgtcctttttttcACATCAAAAATAAAAGTTGAAGATTCGGCTTCggtttattattaaaaatttttttcataaatcaATCAATGATTTAGAGTACGAGATTCAGCTAcgatatattattaaaaaaatttctcattaatcaatcagaaATTTAGAATTCGAGATTTTAGCTTTGacgtattattaaaaaaatttctcattaatcaattaaaaatctaaaaaaaaattattaaagtagTTTGTTATTGGGATTCTTGAGAGTCACCCTAACATTACATACGCAATCAGGGACAAAGACACGTGTAGTTTTGGTAGGCAGTTGCCCACctcaaatttttatatatatccttacaagtgtataaaattataaaactatTAAAGTCTTGtcctacttaaaaaaaaataaaaataggaataatgtttaaaaattaaaattaatttttataagtcaattttttttttatcaacgtTTCCTGGTATTGCTCCACCTGATATAGTGTGTCACGATCCCTCGTATACagtacaaaactgaaatgtatttgatgaagaaaatacgAGGCGGAATAGTCTATTCCACAAGAATTGAATAtccaattatattttaaaaaaaagggagaaaaaacacgagagagagagagagttgtgtTTCTGCTTTTTCGACAGCTCTCTCTTTATGGAGATCTCATGCTTCagctttattttatttatttgaatttttttaaaacattaataACTATTATTAGTACATCGAAACAAGTTGTTGAATTCATTTACATTAAATTTTGCATGTAAATGTGCAGTGATGCTTGGTGCTATAAATGTGCAGTGATTTTATATTGTTGTAAAGAGGTGCTTTTGGCACCCCTCTGACACGCCTCCCTTCCGGCTCCATCTTCAATCTTCCATTTATATCCTTGCAATCTGATTTTTATTCGTTCTTTTTTTTTTGGAgtttttttaagttttgtttatttttttattggttttattttatcaattatttttaagaattaaaAAGGGTAAGAGGAGAGGTTGTAACATGTCAAAAGTTAGAGAAAATAGTTTAAAGAAAGAGTGAAATTTTGACATGTCAATGATTAGAATATGGGTAATTTAAGAGAGATGTTTTCCGTACCCTTGTGACATTTTTTTTTCCAGGCTCcatcttaaattttaattttatttatgtttataTCTTTTTTATtggtttagttttattttttttaactagtttttttagttttttttatcagtttttttttaataatttttttaaattatatgtttgtaatctttagataaattttaggatttattatttgtaaaaattttaaaaatatcaaaatatatatatatatataaactaataaAAATACTAATACTTAATAGTAAAtacatttataatttataaataaatattttttaaaatgaaaaaaatttgataatcTCAGTTAATCTCATTAACTATCCTTGAGATTAACTATCCTTAGATAATCGGTCCGGTCCTACGAAAATTTTCCACCAGCTACCAAGGTAAATCAAGAAGCGCACGCGGCAACCAACCCAGAAACTCAACATCTTTTGGTTGCATCCCTTATTtggaagagtttttttttttgcaaatatgTCATAGTTGGGAATTGAACCGTGAGTGCCTAGGTAATAATCTGGATGTCCTACCGCAGGATCATAACCTCGGGGACAGAGCCAAATCTCTTGGTCCATAAAAAAATGGACCAGGCGATGGACCACTCTTAATTGTGGTTGGATTGTGGCCACGATCCAACCGTAATTGATTGCAATACCTTTCTAGATTCAACGTCCCCtccaggttatagtttgggtcggtGCGGACGGCTGAAGGCCGCCTAAAAGCCGTCAGATGTGGGCAAGTGGTCAGGCTGTTGGGCGCCAAGTGGGCAGTAGGGATCTTCTGGTCCGCAAATTATGGACCAGGGAATGGTCCATTGCATgaggacccttgatttggatagaCTCCACCTTTAAATAGGTAGGGTCTATCCAAATCAAGGATCTAAAAAAGTAAATCATCCTCTGATCCGCAATTTGTAAACTAGAGGATCCGGCCTCCCAAGTGGAAGCGGCTTTCAGACGACTTCTGATCGCCTGCTCTTATCCAAATTATAACCTAGATGAAACGGTGCATCAAAAAAGGTATCATAATTAATTGCGACCAGATCGCGATCAAGATCTAGCTACAATTAAGAATGATCTATCTCTTGGTCCACTTTTCTATGAGTTAGAAGATCTGCTCCTCCtgatatataataatataaatatatatatatatatataaataaaaaatttaatcaatattatctttaaattTTACTTTGACGCACTTAAAAGTGTACATATTATTTCGTACCACGAATAAACATGAATCATATCGAATGACATaggttaaaaattatataaaatgaaaaataaaaaaaaatgattaaaaagaaaactaaattaaaattaaataaaattgaaaacaaaaaatataaataaaagagTTGAAAGAAAGAAGAGGGGTAGAAAAGTCATTTCAAAGGGAGACAAAAGGGAAGGTTGTGTCCAGGGAGGTGGAGAAGCAGTTCGCCTCATGCTAAGTACGGATTTCAAGAATTTTCAGGTGAAGATTGTGACGAATTATAAGcgattttttttaatcgataacGGACCTGGAAAAAAATAGACCAACTGACTAAATGTTCATGAGCATCTAGTAAGTTCGAAAAAttagatattatatatatatatatataattataattttttataatctacaattatatttaaaaaagaagaaaataattttaagttttatgaAATCAGTATAATTAATTCATAAAGACCACTCTGCTCACTGACCTTCATTGCAGACCAATGGCTTCTTCCCTctacttcctcctcctcctcttcgttTTCCCTTTCGCCGCGCTCCTCCTCGCCCTTGCGGTCCTCGTCCGCCCCCGACCGGCGCGGATCCCCCTCAAGGGGCGGCACGTGCTCGTCTCCGGCGGGTCCAGCGGCATCGGCCTCTCCCTCGCTCGCCGCGCCGCCGCCGAGGGAGCCCGCGTCTCCATCCTCGCGCGAGATCGCTCCCGCCTCTCCGACGCACGGGAAACCATCCGCCTCGCCACCGGCGTCGACGCATCGGTTATCGCGGTTGACGTCCGCGATGCCGAGGGCGTCGCCCGCGCCATCGAAGCCCTTGACCCCGTCGACGTCCTCATCTGCAACCAAGGCGTGTTCGTGCCGCAGGAGCTCGATCTGCAGAGCCTAGATGAGGTCAGATTCATGGTCGATGTCAACCTCATGGGCACATTTCACCTGATCAAGGCTGCGCTGCCTGCCATGAAGAAGAGGGCCAGAGAGACTGGCATCCCCGCATCAATTGCCCTAATGTCCTCCCAAGCTGGTCAGGTATCCATATTCCTCCCCTATTCCAAATTGTTTTCTTTCTATGTCagctttaatttatttattttttactttgaaTTTGATATAAAATTTTATCATAAATTGATGATTAAGATTGATAAACAGGAACCCTAAGTATTTGAAATTCAAGCAACACGATTCATTAAAGGTGAATCAAGCAAGACTTGTACATTTCATAATGAGAAATTTCAAGTTACCATATCTAACAAAGGGAAATTGTGTGATCAATATTTGATGATCTGAAATATGTCGAGAAGCATTTCAAAGGTCATCAATATCAGCCTTTTCCTGTTTAATCTTATAATTTTTCTACAGTAAACTTGGATTACTCAGGATAAAATGGAAAACATACTAATATTTAAAAGGTGAATCCTTTCCACATATTGTATCCTGAACTGTTAACCATCTCAAATTTGGTTAGCAGGATTCTATTTAAGAatcagtgttttttttttatcttactgTCAATGGTAAGCACTCACAATAAACTAGAATAAACTATGGCTAATCTGAACGATGAGTATTTTGTCATGCAGGTGGGTGTTTATGGTTATACGGCATACTCAGCTAGTAAATTTGCACTTCGAGGTCTTGCAGAGGCATTGCAACATGAGGTTGTTGCAGATCATATTCATGTCACTCTCATATTTCCTCCAGATACTGAAACACCAGGGCTTGCTGAAGGTTAGTTTCAAAGACTCATGCTATTTATTGTTTCATTTTCCTCATCCAAAATTTATAATGCTTGTTACTATTTCTTTAAACATAAGCCTGTGTAGCTTATTTGAATGGAAGGAGTTGGGAGTGAAGAAATTATATTATTATGACTAAAGCAAGAAAAATCACACTGATATATCGACTTACTCTATGCCACTAAGTGTTAATATCAAGAGAGGTTGAAGAGAGTCTGGCATCACTTCAAGGGATGAAAAGATGTAGGAgagttatatataattaaattgaagataaaaattCTCTATCGCATatgcaaaattttaaaatttacagtGATTGCTTTTGCTAATTTAAAAGTGAAAATTGCATATTGACATAGTTGTTAGGGTGGTGTGTGTTTCTCAACCGTCTATATTCCGAATTGCAGAGTTGAAGCGAAGACCAGAGGTTACAAACAAAATTGCAGCATCCTCAGGTGGCATGAAGGCTGATAAAGTTGCCCAAATAGCCTTGAACGGGATCAAGTCTGCTCTATTCGTTGTTCCTTGCAACTTTGAGGGAGTCATGCTTTGCATTGCAACAGCCGGTATGTCTCCTCAACCATCCATCTTCATGGCATTCAGAGAGGTTCTCGGTGCAAGCCTTATGCGCCTCGTAGGGTTGTGCTTCCAGTGGAGTTGGTTTGGGGTCATAAAGAAGTGGCACACCGAGAAGGGAATGTAGTCAAGTTCCCTCCCTCTTGATGAGTTTTCATTCTGCTGGTCAATGAAGAAGGCCGagtagtttcttggtattttggATATGTA from Zingiber officinale cultivar Zhangliang chromosome 6B, Zo_v1.1, whole genome shotgun sequence carries:
- the LOC121989737 gene encoding 3-dehydrosphinganine reductase TSC10A-like; amino-acid sequence: MASSLYFLLLLFVFPFAALLLALAVLVRPRPARIPLKGRHVLVSGGSSGIGLSLARRAAAEGARVSILARDRSRLSDARETIRLATGVDASVIAVDVRDAEGVARAIEALDPVDVLICNQGVFVPQELDLQSLDEVRFMVDVNLMGTFHLIKAALPAMKKRARETGIPASIALMSSQAGQVGVYGYTAYSASKFALRGLAEALQHEVVADHIHVTLIFPPDTETPGLAEELKRRPEVTNKIAASSGGMKADKVAQIALNGIKSALFVVPCNFEGVMLCIATAGMSPQPSIFMAFREVLGASLMRLVGLCFQWSWFGVIKKWHTEKGM
- the LOC121989735 gene encoding 3-dehydrosphinganine reductase TSC10A-like, giving the protein MASSFSFLLLLFVFPFAALLLALAVLVRPRPARIPLKGRHLLVSGGSSGIGLAIARRAAAEGARVSILARDRSRLDEARETIRLATGVDASVIAVDVRDAEGVARAIEALDPVDVLICNQGVFVPQELDLQSLDEVRFMVDVNLMGTFHLIKAALPAMKKRARETGIPASIALMSSQAGQVGVYGYTAYSASKFALRGLAEALQHEVVADNIHVTLIFPPDTETPGLAEELKRRPEVTNKIAASTGGMKADEVAQIALNGIKSALFVVPCNFEGAMLCIATAGLSPQPSIFMAFREVLGASLMRLVGLCFQWNWFGVISDTPRRACRAE